In the genome of Mixta calida, the window TCGCCTCGATGCCGTACAGGTTCTCTCCGGCGCCGAGGCGCACGGTGCGTTCGTCATGCCAGAACAGCTCATCCAGCACGGCGATATCGTTGCCGACCAGCGCCCGTTCGTAACGCTGAAAAGCAGCTGTCACCTCCGCGACTACCGCAGGCAAATTGATACGATCATACTGCATCTGCAACACTCCCTTTAGCGACCGGCGCCGCCGCGACGCCCATTTCCTCCAGCGCGCGGGCGGCGCGCAGGCAGCGCGCTTCCTGAAACGGCGCGGCGATCAGCTGCACGCCGATCGGCAGGCCGCTGGCGGTTTGCAGCGGTACGGTCACCACCGGCAGGCCGAGAAACGAGATCGGCTGCGTTAGCATGCCCATGCTGGCGCGCACCGGCAGCGTCTGGCCGTTAATCGTCATGGTCTCCTGACCAATCAGCGTGGCGCTGCAAGGCGTGGCGGGCGCGATCAGAATATCGACATGGGCAAACAGCGCCATCGCCTGCTGCTGAAAATGACGGCGGAAACGCTGCGCCTGCACGTACCAGGCGGCGGGCAGCATCGCGCCCGCCAGCAGCCGCTCGCGCGACAGCGGTTCAAAACGCTCAGGCTGGCTGCGCAGCAGGGGCAGGTAGCGGTTGCCGCCTTCCGAGGCGGTAATAATGAAGGCCGCTGAGCGCGCGATATCCACTTTATCTAGCGTCAGTTCTGTGCTCGCCTCCAGCGCGCGCGCCACTTTTGCGACCGCCTGCTGCGCGTCGTCGTCGCTCCACTGGCGGAAAAAGTCGCCCAGCACCGCGCAGCGCAGCCCTTCCATTCCGCGATCCAGCTGCCCCAGCGTAGGCTGCACGGCGACGTTAGCCTGAAAGGCGTCCTGCGCGTCGTGGCCCTGTAGCGCATCATAAACGCACGCCAGGTCTTCGCTACGGCGGGCGAAAGGGCCGATATGATCCAGGCTGGCGACAAACGGATGGGTGCCGTGCCGCGACAGGCGGCCAAAGGTCGGCTTGAGGCCGAACACCCCGCACAGCGAGGCGGGCACGCGAATCGATCCGTTGGTGTCGCTTCCCAGGGTAAAATGCGCCAGTCCGGCGGCGACGGCGGCGGCCGATCCGCCGGAGGAGCCGCCAGCGGTGCGCTGCGGATCGTGCGGATTGCGCGTGGCGCCGTAATGGCTGTTCTCGGTGGTGAAGCCGTAGGCGTAAGCATCCATGTTCAGCATGCCGCTGAGCAGCGCGCCAGCGTCGCTCAGCTTCTCCACCGCCCAGGCGTCGTGCGCGGCGGGCGCGCTGTCGCTGAACAGGCTGGCGCCCGCCAGCGTCGGATGGCCTGCCACGTCGAACAGATTTTTTACCGCATAAGGCACGCCGGCGAGCGGCGGCAGCGGCTGACCTTCGCGCCGCAGCCGATCGAGGCGATCCGCCTGCTGGCGCATACGATCGGCGACGATCGTGGTCCAGGCGTTAAGGCGTGGATTCTGCTGCTCAATAGCGGACAGGTTGGCGGCGGCAATCTCCGCCGCGCTCAGCTCACCGCGTGCCAGCGCCTGGCGCAGCTGGCTGATAGAGAGTTCATGAAGCCTCATGCCTGATAAACCCCCGCTACGTCCAGCCGCATATCGAGCGGCAGCGCCATCAGCGGCCCGGCCATCTGCGCGATGCGGGTAAACTGCGTCAGCAGCTCGGCGCGACGCGCCTCATCCAGCTCCAGATCCAGCAATGCTTCCATCTGGCGCAGATAGTTGTTCCAGTCACTGTCTGTCTGCATATCTTTCTCCTTTATCAGAAACCGGCCGCGCTGCCGTTGCTGCGCGGATCGAAAGCGCCTTCCAGCATGCCGTTGGTATGACGCACAATGGCGCCCGCATGGCCCACCGCCTCGCTGAAGTCGGGCAGCGTCTCTACCTCGTGGCCGAGCGCGCGTAGCTGCGCCAGCGTTTCGGCGTGAAAGCGACCCTCCAGCTTCAGCGAATCCGACGCCCGGCCCCAGGTGCGGCCCAGCAGCCAGCGCGGCGCGCTTACCGCCTGCTGCAACGGCATTCCCTGAATCACGTGGCGGGTAAAAATCGCCGCCTGGGTTTGCGGCTGGCCGTCGCCGCCCATCGAGCCGTAAACCATCACCCGTCCATCTTTCAGGCGAGCGGCGGCGGGGTTCAGGGTGTGAAACGGCTGTTTGCCGGGAAGCAGCGTCAGCAGATGATCGGGATCGAGGCTGAACGCCGCGCCGCGGTTCTGCCAGACGATGCCGGTATCGGGCAGCACTACGCCGCTGCCGAATTCGTGATAGATGCTCTGAATAAACGAGACCGCCATGCCGCTGCTGTCCATCACGCCCAGCCAGACGGTGTCGCCGGGGCCGCGTCCGCCGCCCCAGGGCGCGGCACGCGTCAAATCAAGCTGCCGCGCGGTCTCCGCCAGCAGCCCGCTGTCCAGCAGCGCCTGCATCTCCTCGCGCATATGCAGCGGGTCGGTGATATAGCGGTCGCGCAGGGCGAACGCCTTTTTCGTCGCTTCGACAATGCGGTGAACGGTTTGCACCTCATCCGCCTGCGCCATCTCCAGGCCGTCGGTGATGCCCAGAATCGCCAGCGACACCAGGCCCTGGGTCGGCGGGGCGAGGTTATAGATGTCGCCGTGCTGGTGGGCAAGGCGCAGCGGCGTGCGTCGTCTGGCGCGATGGCGCTGCAAATCCTCCAGCATGATCGGCATCTCCAGCTGCGTCATGCCCCGCGCCAGCCGCTGCGCCAGCGGGCCGCGGTAGAAGCTCTCCAGCCCGTACTCGCAGAGTTCGGAAAGAATGTCGGCCAGCGCCGGTTGGGTGAAGCGGCTACCGGGACGCGGCGGCGCGCCGTC includes:
- the hpxX gene encoding oxalurate catabolism protein HpxX, with protein sequence MQTDSDWNNYLRQMEALLDLELDEARRAELLTQFTRIAQMAGPLMALPLDMRLDVAGVYQA
- a CDS encoding AtzE family amidohydrolase, which encodes MRLHELSISQLRQALARGELSAAEIAAANLSAIEQQNPRLNAWTTIVADRMRQQADRLDRLRREGQPLPPLAGVPYAVKNLFDVAGHPTLAGASLFSDSAPAAHDAWAVEKLSDAGALLSGMLNMDAYAYGFTTENSHYGATRNPHDPQRTAGGSSGGSAAAVAAGLAHFTLGSDTNGSIRVPASLCGVFGLKPTFGRLSRHGTHPFVASLDHIGPFARRSEDLACVYDALQGHDAQDAFQANVAVQPTLGQLDRGMEGLRCAVLGDFFRQWSDDDAQQAVAKVARALEASTELTLDKVDIARSAAFIITASEGGNRYLPLLRSQPERFEPLSRERLLAGAMLPAAWYVQAQRFRRHFQQQAMALFAHVDILIAPATPCSATLIGQETMTINGQTLPVRASMGMLTQPISFLGLPVVTVPLQTASGLPIGVQLIAAPFQEARCLRAARALEEMGVAAAPVAKGSVADAV
- a CDS encoding gamma-glutamyltransferase family protein; protein product: MIQSNMAPQGMVVTPHHLASESALAVLREGGNAIEAMVAAAATIAVVYPHMNGLGGDGFWLIVPPQGEPVAIDASGAAGSLAEASFYQGMTTIPHRGPKAALTVAGTVSGWADALDLSRELGGGALPLTRLLRDAVRYAADGIPVTASQAAATVAMAHELADQPGFAATFMPDGAPPRPGSRFTQPALADILSELCEYGLESFYRGPLAQRLARGMTQLEMPIMLEDLQRHRARRRTPLRLAHQHGDIYNLAPPTQGLVSLAILGITDGLEMAQADEVQTVHRIVEATKKAFALRDRYITDPLHMREEMQALLDSGLLAETARQLDLTRAAPWGGGRGPGDTVWLGVMDSSGMAVSFIQSIYHEFGSGVVLPDTGIVWQNRGAAFSLDPDHLLTLLPGKQPFHTLNPAAARLKDGRVMVYGSMGGDGQPQTQAAIFTRHVIQGMPLQQAVSAPRWLLGRTWGRASDSLKLEGRFHAETLAQLRALGHEVETLPDFSEAVGHAGAIVRHTNGMLEGAFDPRSNGSAAGF